The following nucleotide sequence is from Bombus pyrosoma isolate SC7728 linkage group LG17, ASM1482585v1, whole genome shotgun sequence.
tttattagtcTTCATTTTTAGTAgacagaatttttatacaattataccTTGTGTATTTCTACAGGGAATTTTACATCTAATGTAGAACTTAACCATTCATATTTATCCATTccataaattaatactttttcttCATCTCTTTGAAGTTCATGGTGTAAATAATTGtctcttttaaatttcgcTCTTTTTAGAAAactattaaaaagtaaatttaataaaaatgtaaaaaagacagaattaattaatttcataatcatattttttatcaaaccTTTCCTTTTGCTTTGTTCTTTCACCAGCTCTATCCAACACTtgtgaaacatttaaataaaatgtagttTCATCattgattatttctttatttaatttttcactattcatagaatattctataaaCTGCAACAATTCTATATAAAAGTCAAACAAAAagcattatatacatacaacaactttcgataaaattaaatattaataatataatacaaaaatttattgaattacttttatttaaataaatagcatATTGATGTAGAACTAAAGCTTCActtaaacatattattttgttttttatattaagataaaattcaccataatattttccatacTGATCAGATACTATATGATCAAAATAGATTATATCAGATGCACTTATTAATTCCTTTGTGTATTCGATTGCAGATGTACTCCATTCCTCTAAAATTctttatacacatataaaaaaagctatatttaattttttaatatgtaaattactgAAATATGTTAATCATGTAATTGTTTTAGTGTAGCCATACGTTAGAGTCTCATTCTGTACAGATAAGTTATGTTTTACATCCGcaggtaaaatattatataaaccaACTGTGAAGgttaaatattcttccaaaATTGCACCAGTTGAACACACAATGAAGTCCTCTCTTTGtgatttaatagaaattccATAATCaggtaaaaaaatattatatgtatctttCAGATTTTCAATACTACTAATATATCCTCTGCATAACCATCCAGGACAATCGGTTGTAATATCTAAtctattatatactataactgtctagaaaaatacgaatttaaaatatattcttttataataattataagtaaaatgatatagctaactttatataaaattaaattgattattactaatattgccattataaaacttatatatatatatatatatattataaattggtCTTACATCTCCTATTTTTGGttctatatctttttcaatacTGTGAaacgttttctcttcttttaacaatttcttattaatagaatttaacTTTTCGTTATAGTCCTTCACTTCATAAATTCTTACAATATACggagttaaaatatttgtaattttaattactgttGCAGTAGATGGTAACATAGCACctgcaattaaatattaatttaataaggTATCCACATATGATGAAAGAATTGTGAATAACTACTTTCTAATACTATAAGGTGTatagaaatacgaattttatgttaaaatatagaCTTAACCTGTATCATAATAATTCTGATTACTCATTTTTGTTCCTCAGTCACgcttatacatataatattgcaaaaagACTATATCACAGATCGTCACAACAAAAAACtacaaatattactttatttaggtattacaatatttttcgaagGATATTAAGATTGTTTCATTGCATACGCTTACATAGTGGCAAAGAAAGAACAACAAATTTGAACGAATTTAAACAGCCAATAGAAATACATACAACTTCAGAGAAAACAAGGGAGGTAAACagtgtttgaatatttttgatctCATATTCtcgtaataaatatgtaatataaaaatgttctataataagaattaatacaagaaatacaatttctcaataaaataactaatcatatattattttataattaatttacataatatactAGTAAGAATTCTGTTAAAATAGTTAATTTTACTGGTTACAGTTATTAAATGATGGTTTTGATATTGTGGcgataaagatatttatcttacatttgtattttcaaaatatcgttttatatttacgtaGAGTATATCATTAAgtacatttattttgtatgtttaaaaataagtcTGTGagtatttattatgaaatatttcttttaatcgtaCATAAATCTTtagatttcatttataatatcaataagtGATGTATTGaccattttaatttataagatgTATAAATgtgttattttctttcataacagatttaaaaatacttcaaaTATAGTGCTAATATAAGCcaattttaattggaatataATGTCGACTTTAAAGGCAAAAGGTTGTCTTTTTTTGGCTTCTTCCCTTTGTGACGGCCTAGAAGATAACAATATAAAGTAAGAACTTcctataattgaatattattatatttctttattactaatattattcttaattattttaaatatttactactATGTCTGTATGTTGgatatctaataatattttaaatattcaattattagcacataaacatttttttaaatttagaattgtTACTAATGTGTTTTGATAGGCAAGTAACTacattacttttaaataaGGAAGCAAATCCTAATACACTGCTACCTACGCATGGAGTAACCCCATTTCATTTAGTAATAGGTAACGACTCTGAAGCTTTTGCTGAAGAAGTCTCTAAATTATTTCTGCGTCATGGAGGTAATCCAAATGTcaggtaattaattaaaataaaatcaaagtaaTCGGTTAAGATACAATTGATTTCGTGTTTTGAAaaacaatgtaaaattttgcataaaataatatattttttatatggcGCATGAAATTGATATATGGTgattccaattaattttataggtCAGTAGATGGATTAACTCCAGTTCATGTGGCAGCAGCATGGGGTAGAGTTACAGTACTTGAATTACTTTTAGCAAATGGTGGAGATCCACTTTGTTTGGATGATGAAGGCCGTAGCCCATTTCATTATGCGTTTGAtgggaaatattataaagcaATTGCGATACTTGGAAAATATTGTGATAATTCTATaagggaagaaaaagcaacgaaatataaaatgactTTTGGTATGTAAAAAGGATAAATTaactttgatatattattacatatttaaagaataaataaataaaaaataaattattttttgtagatAAACTTCTGATTAATAACGAAGATGTAATGGCAGAATATATCGTTCCacaaatttcaaacgtttctaaagaaaatatgataaatgaaACTATATTTGAGGGACATAAAGATGAAAGATTTGCTGACACAAAACATGtaaattcctttaattttaGTTACAGTAGTATAAGTAATGATAATCAATCTGAAAGTGCAATGACAAGTGCAGCAGAACTTCGAATTCAAGAAGAAATGgataaagaaaaacatttaattaacgaaattattaatcagctttcaaattctttaaaatctaatcccaaagaagaaaagattaatgaaaaatatcgacaaTGTAAAAACATTCTATACGATACAAGTCCCTCATCTACAATAAGTACTGATAATAGCATTCTATACAATATCAAAgacaaatttccaataaaaatgaaaggaaagaaacgatctGTCACGCCTAAATATCGGCGACAAATTTTCAGTCAAAGCAGTAATATTAAAGTTCCAGTAACACCTATATATGATCCAAATGATTCCATCGTAAGCAAATCGCCAAATTTTTTAGTTAATAAGCCAATAGAGAAgggacaaaaatatttatctccAAAAGTactaaataaagaaatcaaaTTTGAAGCTTTTACGCCTTGTATAATGAGAACTCAGTCGTTTCAATCAGAAGAATTTAATATGGGAAAAGAAGTAGCTAGGTCTACCCcaagaagaaggaaacgatTTTATAGGCAATATTCATCTCttagaaaatttagaagaaataatGAACTTACGTCTTCAGAAAACACAAGCCCTGATACTACAAATTCTTTGTCACCAAAGCAGAATTACGCAaggaatttaaattacaaatttaataaaaatctggCAATAAGattacatgaaaataaatatgatgaTGATATACCAATAGATTCTAATGAAAATGAGAACAATATCGAAaagtgtatattaaaaaaggatTTAACAGAAGGACTTGatcataattttagaaatttgcaCATAAAAGAATCAGATTTTAAGGAAAAAAGTGAAGAACATTTAAAAGAATGTATATTACAAGTAGAAGCAGACAAAACGTGTGCAGtacaaaaaagatttttaaataaagtggAATTAAAAATCAGCGATactataaatacttttaaagaaaatttaagtaCCTTTCTTTCaaggtaaaattatttatatttatctttatctatATATAGGTATCATCCGAATAACAGGGTAGTTAATTTCCGAAAAAATGCCTTGTTACGTacactatttctttttcataactAATTGTAAGGGCATGCGCGTactagttataaataaaaactatataaaaaacTAGGTCATATATAGCGttattagaagaagaagaagaagaattaataattaattattaatataattaataaaaaatagtactaattattattatataatgtaacataaaaagatagagaaataAGATAAAACCTCCGCTTATAAGAGGTGACAACATTACTTATTAAATGGTAAATATGAGACAATATATACGCCTgctcaaatgaaaaatatcgaatgatatACCATTACGTGCCGTTCCGTACAGGGATTTCCAAAATCCTCGAACGATGTTAGAACGAATTTGTGTTGTAGGAGTACTGTGTTGTACGAAGGATATCTGTAcgtgatagaaaaatttaaagtcACTCGCTTTAATCAAAACGTAAAATTGTTTGTAACCcagaagatattaatttttcaaatcatgTTTATcagaacatttttctttcatttggcGGATTCTATCTATGCTAATCGTTTTGAACTGTTTTTATCACCTTTCTtacattattacgtttttcttctttacatcttatcttctttaaattttatgataaacgtatttagtattttaagtccgataaattaattgcttTCGACAGTTTCAAATCACAGTCATATATCAGTGTACAAGAGGAATATAGATATGAAGATCCTGATGAAGGCTTAGCTTTCTTGGAACGTAGGATTTACACATTATCACCATGGTAAGACATTAAGAATAATCATGCCTTTATTAATAGTGATTGTAATAActtgttattaatttgtagCAAAACTGCAGATTGTATTTCATCTGACAAAATGTgtaagatttattaaaattattttatacttcaatattgaatttatgaatttataattacaattcataaatttatttaggGCCCAAAtcgttaaatttatcaatgGACACATATCCAACAGATGATGCGCTACGAAGAGAATTAATTCATTATGGTGACAATCCTGGACCAATAACTAATACAACAAGACAACTATATTTAAAACGTCTCACTAAGTTAAAATGTGGGGCATATAATCCACCATTTTTTGAAGTCAATTCTAGATCGGTAACAAATACGAAAAGACAACTATATTCAAAACAACTCACTAAGTTAAAATGTGAATCACATAATTTATCATCTTTTGAAGTTAATCATCTTCCTTTGCATAAGTCCAATTATTGTGAATTTCATATGAAACCATTTTTAACATTTGGAGATTGGATAAATGATATAGAAGAATATAAGATCATTGAAAGAAATGCATTTAGAGACTTTTCCTTAGTAAGTCCTTCTAGGAGATGGAGAGATGGAATGAATAAAacttgttttaattatttactcttAGATCCACGTATAACTAAAGACTTGCCTTTTTGTAAGAGACATTTGACACAGTCCATGATCTGGACTACATTTCTTTCtgctatattttatgtagGTAAAGGTACACGAAATAGACCATACTCCCACCTTAAGGATGCTTTTGCTACATGGGTTTCAAAGAAAAAACCtgagaatgaaaaaatccagcatattttagatatttggGACGCTGGATATGGAGTTGTGTGTCTTCATGTTTTCCAAAACAGTATTCCAGTAGAAGCTTTCACACGTGAAGCTGCTATGATTGATGCTTTAGggatacaaaaattaaaaaattgtaaaagtggAGATTATTATGGAATAGCAGCAACATGGAATATAGAACAGAAAAGTAGCTTTGgaagatatttgttatatcaaGCAATGCATATCTTGTTGTGTGAAGGAGAAAGGCAAATACTACctcaaaatttgtaaaatgtaaattttgtttcttctgagggaccaaatattataatatatcagaatgactaatatatatatatatattaatatatatatatatatatatattaaagtttaaGAATGTTATTCACATCGAAATAAGtgcaataaaatgaaaataaatataaacataaaatagcCTATGACAATAGtactttctaaataaaaatttaattagtcttaatattactttattgaattaataagCATGCAACTACAGATATGGTCTTTCTGTTTCTACTTTTCTCAATCTCCGACACCAGTTTTTGGAATACCATCTATGTTTTGTAGTATATGTCAATTTAGAAAGTTCTTCAACAACAACCTCTTCTTTCTTATGCTTGAAAACCtcagcaatttctttttcaccaATGCATAAAACagaatttgatgaaatttgtttttcttctggTAATggtaatgaatattcataaggGAATTCTCGTTCTGGATGCCAACAGATAATCATATCTTTATTCATTGGTATAGCTATTTCTGAAGGTAATTTAACAGAACTCAGATATCGCTTGGCAGATACATTTAGTACACGCACAGTACTTAATACAGCATTCATCTGTttaaagagggagaaagagaaatgggGAAATTaggtaatatatttttatactaattatttataaataaaaatacatgtaaAGTTAATAACACATCTAAGgttatatcttgtaaaataacctacaaataatacaaaaattctgtaattaagaaatatttgtatatcttaCTTTAAAGCGTAAATTATTGCAGAAGTGATAAATAAATGGTATACTTAAAATGAAACGCGTATTTacagtatataaatatctacaatatttatattataattgaagtAACATATACTTAAGAAATGAGATATACAACTTGTAAATGAACAGTAGTGCCACTACACATATTGAATCCCTCGACAAAGAATAACTTGCACCAACATACACCAACTTTTGCATTAAAATTAGAAGCATAACCATAATTAAGCATTTAAATTACTAATCATACTGATTTTTTGTAatgtttgataataataataatattcttataatttataatattataccgttatgttctaaaatttttcaagataaaagataatttaatcaattttgtattctaaaatataaccTATTACACATTCTAAtactattttacattaatgagggtatattaaaaatattaaatacaacaacgacatagaataaaatatttctattactaattaaatagaataaatatatatagttataagataaattaaaattttgtcataCAATATCTTTTAGTATAATAGTAAATCGTTagtataaatagtaaattattaaaatctgctaaaatatttatacttacattatatacatatttcaaagactaagtaatgaaagaaaaaaaatattgatcataaaaaaagaaagtgttCATTTTCTACTGctttctattattttgttactACTTGGCTGTTAATGTGGTAACcgcatttaatttaaatgtaaacaaaTCTTGCAGTGCTACgagaatgaaacatttaaatgaaacttttaagaaatttaaaaaaatttagatgtatgttcatattattaaatgaacatatgaaacgagataaaaaagacaatttttgtaaaaagtaGTTTTTAAAGTAGTTAAAGAATTCATAACAAAGTGCAATAAATTGAGCTCGATCATGACGTCTACATTAAGTATTCTTGATCCAAATgataatttgatgaaaaagtttcaaagtACACTACATGTGCATTTATCGCATGTTGATAATAAACTTTCAGAAGAAATACTCGATCTCGTAAGTAACTGACtacacaaaatataataaacaataaatattttgtacacttTATGCTATTATCTTTAACAATGattttgttataacatttcaaaatatattttataattttaatataaggatataaaatatattttgaaatgttacattctataataatttgttataacataacGACATAAGGTTAATTATAAGTACTTTTAGGAAGCGTCAATAAAACGTGCAGAAAAAGAACTAGAATCAGAAGCTATACAACTTTATCAAAAGCAAGAAGAAGTTCAACATCagcatataatattaaaacaatatatagaGGCACTATCAAAAGTTACATtattaagagaaaaaaggaataataatatagaaaatgctaaggatattttaaaagaaaactattcaaaattaagagaagagaaagataaaaaagaaaaattatgtcAAAAATTAGAcaatttattggaattttattcttacttGTCCAAATGGGAAAAGGATTTGAACGaccatttaataatatcaaaacaaaTGTCATTACAAGATGttagtaaaaataagatattgaTTAAGAGAAAACAGCAAAGAGactttatgttatatcgattgaaagaagaaatatggaaaattgaatCAGAAATAGCCTACATTGATGAgcaattacaaattaaagacaaagaaaagCAAGATGCTAATAGAATGATAATTGATGCAAATACAGATTTAGAAACTCTACATACGGAACATAAAGATCTGTATAATATATGGAAATCAGTGGTaactaatatttctaaaagaaatagtATTCATGATCAGTTAAATTTTGAACAAAAGTAAGTATTGcagaagatttaaaaattctctgtATGAATCTATGATGATTAGggatataatttgaaatttaccgTGGTAATCTTACATTTggttatatatttgaattatatttgattGACATACTGGTGAGGCCAAAAGTTATGTACACAAGCGGGCACGTGGTGATttcttatttagaaaataaaagaaagatatggaataacattttttcgtttagGGCTTAgttctcgagaaaatcgagtttgaaaatttataaggTATACTTGAACATGACTAGTTCCGGACCGGACAGGACTGAACAATTGACAAAAGGTCATTCtacatgtgaaaataaatctaaagtgtagaataacatttttttcacaaGACGCTTTGTTTCCGAGAAAAGtagatttgaaaattcatcataCACGTGTAGCAAATCGATTGTTAACTAAACGTTTCCAAATATGTTTGCATCACAGTATAGTTAAACGGGAAAATTTTCGTCcacattatttacatatattcgcatttaaaataacatccTGCTGATTGTTTACTCATATTCAGTCGGTAATTAGTCAAATTCaagtacaattaatttattgccAACTTTTTATAGAAGAGAACATGATATAATGTTGTATCATTTCATCTCAagttcaatgaaatatttatctttttagaGAAGCACATCAGTTATACAATggattattattagaaatacaaaagataaggaaagaaacagaaaaagaaatggagagTAATGAACATCTGACATCTTTATCCTTTCGAATagaaaacgatattaaaattacatcaagagcaatatcaaaatataatgaaaatattgcaaacaGTAAATCAGAATTACTAAATCTTACAAAAATCAGtgaacaaacagaatacgattataacgttatatttaatgtatgtTAAACATGCTGTGATCGTTAAATGCTAATATAAAACATGCTGTAATTCtaattgattttattcttAACTGACATCATTTCAGAAATatcagaattatttatatgaagaAGAGCAAGTgaataaaaagtttgaaaatatttttgaaaaaagaaataatctaGAGGatgctatatttaaaaagttggaAGAAAAGGTTATATGCGATAAGGCGACTCAATATGTAAATgagttattaataaatgcaaaaaatgCTGTATTGCAATGTGAAATTTCAGTTGCACGTATAGAGAATGCATATGGAAACAATCTTCTACAATTGGAAAAACTTAAAAATcttattgcaaataaaaaagcaGAATTGCATGAACTGTCGCAAATAAATACTGGAAAAGAGAAGCAAATAGATGAATTGCAAAAGGAGACAAGAAAATATGAAGTAATGATGGGAAAAGCACAAACAAAGCTTTtaggaataaataaacttcttGAGCAGGTTATATattgtttctctttatttttgaattcagaaaaaaatttaataaaaaagtcaTATATTTACAAGCAAACAATTTTAGATATTACCAAGTACTAGCGCAGAAGAATTGAGTCCATTAGATATGAAGATCGTCggtttagaaaaaaatattcaagaatttcaactaaatattaaaaagacaCAGCAATTTTGGTTGCGTCAACAAGGTTTTGTGGTTTCATTAAGCCAACAAAGAGAATTGCAAttacaagaaataaattttcttcaaaaagaAGTTATGATAATGGGGCAAAAGAATTCTAAATTGGAATATGCATTAGAGATGCTTACAAAAGAACAAGCAAATGTAAATAAGGCTATAATTTCTCTTGATCAAAAGTTATCCCgcataaattcaaatttaatggTACAAAAAGATCTGAAAAAGGGCTTGGaggataaaaattgtataataaagaATGAATGTCTTTCGTCTTTCCAAGAATTGGAATTAGaacttataaaattacaaaatgatttaaaatatgtatgcaCTGAGAAAATAATGCTAAGGGAGGAATTAAATTCTGTACTACATGAAAGTTTAGCATGGGACAAAAAGGTAAttggtaatttatattattttatcatttatttctttattgtcATAATATTTATGTCATTAAGGTACAACTGATACaagatacaattaaaaatgtaaaagaggAGCAAAATACTGGAAGTATAGCATCAATGAAAAGTGAAATTCATAGAATGGAAATGAGACTTTCCTATTTAAAGAAGATtcaggaaaaattaattcatgaTATGAATCTTTGTATTACAAGAAGAGATATTATAGTTGACAAAGTGTTTGGTAGacttaaaagaaattcaaaagtAAAACATAATGAGAAGGTTGTAATGCACAAACGTTTGTCTGATCAAAGAGCAAAAATTAAGCAACTCTTAAAAGTAAGCATTAAGATaacttttttgttttaaattagcaaattatatgttttattattaacagaTTAAGAAACAAACTATTAATATGatagagaaattaaacaatcaaGTAACAAGTATTCAAGATAAATTAGTCAAGTGTCaagaatttttacgaaatttaaaagaacatGTTAACACTGTGGAAAACGAAATTGAACGATTGGAACTGCTTAAATATCATGTATGTTTCTAATTGTATCACATTAGATAACATAATTTACTAACTATTCAAttctattttccaatttttagaatttacaTAGTTTGGTCcttaaacaaagaaaagtaaagcaattatatgatattaaaaatggtatatataaaatgatctatagaaacgaaaatataatagaagaaaatttgcaaaaagaaCACTATTGCAGAGAATATCTAAAATGTACATTAGAAAGGACTGACCGTGACTTTCCAATGTTaaaaaacagaattaaaaaagtattagtAACTCTGCAAATtatataagagaaaataaCTGGCTGTGTAAGATAAGATAAGCGTATGATTATTATGTTATCATTCAATAAATACTTCATGCAATGGGACAAAGTTCTAGTAactattttaatgaaacgttttaTATCAAGTTATATGTAGGTTGTAGACAATAAGCTATAAGCAATagtacaattatattattaaataaaagaagtagagaatttcatacaaaataaGAGATTAAAAATAGTACGATTGAAAAGAATAGGGAATCTGAAGCTAGATggtaagaaattttcatttataaaatatacacacaaaataattaaaccaatttttttttttttgct
It contains:
- the LOC122577115 gene encoding coiled-coil domain-containing protein 40 isoform X1; this translates as MTSTLSILDPNDNLMKKFQSTLHVHLSHVDNKLSEEILDLEASIKRAEKELESEAIQLYQKQEEVQHQHIILKQYIEALSKVTLLREKRNNNIENAKDILKENYSKLREEKDKKEKLCQKLDNLLEFYSYLSKWEKDLNDHLIISKQMSLQDVSKNKILIKRKQQRDFMLYRLKEEIWKIESEIAYIDEQLQIKDKEKQDANRMIIDANTDLETLHTEHKDLYNIWKSVVTNISKRNSIHDQLNFEQKEAHQLYNGLLLEIQKIRKETEKEMESNEHLTSLSFRIENDIKITSRAISKYNENIANSKSELLNLTKISEQTEYDYNVIFNKYQNYLYEEEQVNKKFENIFEKRNNLEDAIFKKLEEKVICDKATQYVNELLINAKNAVLQCEISVARIENAYGNNLLQLEKLKNLIANKKAELHELSQINTGKEKQIDELQKETRKYEVMMGKAQTKLLGINKLLEQILPSTSAEELSPLDMKIVGLEKNIQEFQLNIKKTQQFWLRQQGFVVSLSQQRELQLQEINFLQKEVMIMGQKNSKLEYALEMLTKEQANVNKAIISLDQKLSRINSNLMVQKDLKKGLEDKNCIIKNECLSSFQELELELIKLQNDLKYVCTEKIMLREELNSVLHESLAWDKKVQLIQDTIKNVKEEQNTGSIASMKSEIHRMEMRLSYLKKIQEKLIHDMNLCITRRDIIVDKVFGRLKRNSKVKHNEKVVMHKRLSDQRAKIKQLLKIKKQTINMIEKLNNQVTSIQDKLVKCQEFLRNLKEHVNTVENEIERLELLKYHNLHSLVLKQRKVKQLYDIKNGIYKMIYRNENIIEENLQKEHYCREYLKCTLERTDRDFPMLKNRIKKVLVTLQII
- the LOC122577115 gene encoding coiled-coil domain-containing protein 40 isoform X2 produces the protein MTSTLSILDPNDNLMKKFQSTLHVHLSHVDNKLSEEILDLEASIKRAEKELESEAIQLYQKQEEVQHQHIILKQYIEALSKVTLLREKRNNNIENAKDILKENYSKLREEKDKKEKLCQKLDNLLEFYSYLSKWEKDLNDHLIISKQMSLQDVSKNKILIKRKQQRDFMLYRLKEEIWKIESEIAYIDEQLQIKDKEKQDANRMIIDANTDLETLHTEHKDLYNIWKSVVTNISKRNSIHDQLNFEQKEAHQLYNGLLLEIQKIRKETEKEMESNEHLTSLSFRIENDIKITSRAISKYNENIANSKSELLNLTKISEQTEYDYNVIFNKYQNYLYEEEQVNKKFENIFEKRNNLEDAIFKKLEEKVICDKATQYVNELLINAKNAVLQCEISVARIENAYGNNLLQLEKLKNLIANKKAELHELSQINTGKEKQIDELQKETRKYEVMMGKAQTKLLGINKLLEQILPSTSAEELSPLDMKIVGLEKNIQEFQLNIKKTQQFWLRQQGFVVSLSQQRELQLQEINFLQKEVMIMGQKNSKLEYALEMLTKEQANVNKAIISLDQKLSRINSNLMVQKDLKKGLEDKNCIIKNECLSSFQELELELIKLQNDLKYVCTEKIMLREELNSVLHESLAWDKKVQLIQDTIKNVKEEQNTGSIASMKSEIHRMEMRLSYLKKIQEKLIHDMNLCITRRDIIVDKVFGRLKRNSKVKHNEKVVMHKRLSDQRAKIKQLLKRN